From Coffea arabica cultivar ET-39 chromosome 2e, Coffea Arabica ET-39 HiFi, whole genome shotgun sequence, the proteins below share one genomic window:
- the LOC140037188 gene encoding uncharacterized protein produces the protein MVSEQEPSVNWKNMEGDGKKIVSPYTLYANDNPGNIITQVQLKEDNYDEWARAIRTALRAKKKFGFIDGTIAQPDEDSDELEDWWTVNSMLISWMMNTIEPTVRSTLTHREIAKNLWEDIKECFSVTDGARVQQLKTELANCKQQGLSLMSYYAKLKRLWEELVNYDAISTCKCGGCTCNVATELTKKREEEKLHQFLMGLDDAYRTVRSNILSTTPLPGVSKAYSLMCQEERVRNISREKEINNEAASFVVQAKTGIKDRSAVCKYCNREGHDADGCFQLIGYPDWWGDRPKMSGSGRGRQTGGRGRGKMSGRGRNGARVNAAQVIEESTAATKDFATPKGLTNEQWAAVVSLLNACNSESGSNEKMTGPHFEDGDWSG, from the exons atggtatcagagcaagaACCTTCTGTCAACTGGAAAAACATGGAAGGAGATGGAAAGAAAATAGTGTCGCCATACACCTTGTATGCCAATGATAATCCTGGAAATATAATCACCCAGGTACAGTTGAAGGAGGATAATTACGATGAATGGGCTAGAGCAATCCGAACTGCTCTCAGGGCCAAGAAGAAATTCGGATTCATTGATGGAACCATAGCACAGCCAGATGAAGATTCCGATGAATTAGAAGACTGGTGGACAGTGAATTCCATGCTTATATCGTGGATGATGAATACGATTGAGCCAACGGTGCGATCTACTTTGACACACAGGGAGATTGCAAAGAACTTGTGGGAAGACATTAAAGAATGTTTCTCAGTGACTGATGGTGCACGAGTACAGCAACTGAAGACAGAATTAGCAAATTGCAAACAGCAAGGACTCTCCCTTATGAGTTACTATGCTAAATTGAAGCGACTGTGGGAAGAACTGGTGAATTATGACGCAATCTCTACGTGCAAGTGTGGGGGTTGTACGTGTAATGTGGCAACTGAATTAACAAAGAAacgagaagaagaaaaacttcaccaatttctgaTGGGGTTAGACGATGCATATAGAACAGTGAGATCAAACATTTTGAGCACAACTCCATTGCCTGGTGTGAGCAAGGCGTATTCCTTGATGTGCCAAGAAGAAAGGGTTCGAAATATCTCCAGGGAAAAAGAGATTAACAACGAAGCGGCTAGCTTTGTGGTTCAGGCCAAAACAGGAATCAAGGATAGGAGTGCCGTTTGTAAATACTGCAATCGCGAAGGGCATGATGCTGATGGATGTTTTCAGCTGATTGGATATCCCGATTGGTGGGGTGATCGACCTAAAATGTCTGGTTCAGGTCGAGGAAGACAGACTGGAGGAAGAGGACGTGGCAAGATGTCAGGAAGAGGACGAAATGGGGCACGAGTTAATGCAGCTCAAGTAATTGAAGAATCCACTGCTGCAACAAAGGATTTTGCTACTCCTAAAGGACTGACAAATGAACAATGGGCAGCAGTTGTGAGTTTGTTGAACGCTTGCAACTCAGAATCAGGGAGTAATGAGAAGATGACTG GACCGCACTTCGAGGATGGTGATTGGAGCGGGTGA